One region of Halomicrobium sp. LC1Hm genomic DNA includes:
- a CDS encoding metalloregulator ArsR/SmtB family transcription factor: MDSAELLDLLGNANRRRILRLLAHKPCYVTEISEYIGVSPKAVIDHLQKLEDAGLIESRTDDQRRKYFSIARNLRLEVRVSPYEFGTKSAYPARRGFDMSSCRHLTIDVGDDDGDDLQSLASDLERLEQLENELSLAQRWVQGQVTDLRERISERIDDGREDGRLSAEIVSALANGIHSVERISSEVEAPPELVEDALAWLAEEGIVERHADGWQLAD, encoded by the coding sequence ATGGACTCCGCCGAGCTGCTCGATCTCCTCGGGAACGCGAACCGTCGTCGCATCTTGCGCCTGTTAGCGCACAAGCCCTGCTACGTGACCGAGATCAGCGAGTACATCGGCGTCAGCCCGAAAGCAGTCATCGACCACCTCCAGAAGCTCGAAGACGCGGGGCTCATCGAGAGCCGGACCGACGACCAGCGGCGCAAGTACTTCTCGATCGCCCGCAACCTCCGGCTGGAAGTCCGGGTCTCGCCCTACGAGTTCGGGACCAAGAGCGCGTATCCGGCCCGTAGAGGCTTCGACATGAGCTCCTGTCGACACCTCACCATCGACGTGGGCGACGACGACGGCGACGACTTGCAGTCACTCGCCAGCGATCTGGAGCGACTCGAACAGCTCGAAAACGAGCTGTCCCTGGCCCAGCGCTGGGTCCAGGGCCAGGTGACCGACCTCCGGGAGCGCATCAGCGAGCGCATCGACGACGGCCGGGAAGACGGCCGCCTCTCCGCCGAAATCGTCAGCGCGCTCGCGAACGGCATCCACTCGGTCGAGCGCATCAGCAGCGAGGTCGAGGCCCCACCGGAACTCGTCGAGGACGCGCTGGCGTGGCTCGCCGAGGAGGGGATCGTCGAGCGCCACGCCGACGGCTGGCAACTGGCCGACTAG
- a CDS encoding dipeptide epimerase yields the protein MRLSFQRHELPTDDPFEIARGTTTTAAVVTVEITHEGTTGVGGAAPSEYYGETAASVCDALEDLRPVVEAWDDPHASQRVANTLATRLPDAAAARAAVSTALADLAARDLGVPCYRQWGFDPAAAPRTSYTVAIADPETMAERAERAVEAGYDILKVKAGTDDDRSRIRAVRRGAPDATLRVDANCAWSPAEAIEQADWLARRDVQFLEQPVAADDLDGLARVASATSLPVCADESCVAAPDVPRVADACDLVTVKLMKCGGVRPAVEQIYAAHAHGLDVLLGCMLESNASIAPAWHLAPLVEYADLDGAALLSRDPYGGVSLDGGRADLGSVTRGTGARRC from the coding sequence GTGAGGCTCTCGTTCCAGCGCCACGAGCTGCCGACAGACGATCCGTTCGAGATCGCGCGTGGCACGACGACCACCGCAGCCGTCGTGACGGTCGAAATCACACACGAAGGCACTACCGGCGTCGGCGGGGCAGCGCCCAGCGAGTACTACGGCGAGACGGCGGCCTCGGTCTGTGACGCCCTCGAAGACCTCCGGCCGGTCGTCGAAGCGTGGGACGATCCCCACGCGAGCCAGCGGGTCGCGAACACACTCGCGACACGGCTTCCCGACGCCGCCGCGGCCCGGGCGGCCGTCTCGACGGCGCTCGCGGATCTGGCGGCGCGGGACCTCGGCGTCCCCTGCTACCGGCAGTGGGGGTTCGATCCGGCGGCGGCCCCCCGAACCTCGTACACGGTCGCCATCGCCGACCCCGAGACGATGGCCGAGCGCGCCGAGCGCGCGGTCGAGGCTGGGTACGACATACTGAAAGTGAAAGCCGGGACCGACGACGACCGGAGTCGCATCCGAGCAGTCCGGCGCGGCGCACCGGACGCGACGCTGCGAGTCGACGCCAACTGCGCGTGGAGCCCCGCAGAAGCTATCGAGCAGGCCGACTGGCTGGCCCGGCGTGACGTGCAGTTCCTCGAACAGCCGGTGGCGGCCGACGATCTGGACGGTCTGGCACGGGTCGCCAGCGCCACGTCGCTGCCGGTCTGTGCCGACGAGAGCTGTGTCGCCGCCCCGGACGTGCCACGCGTGGCCGACGCCTGCGACCTCGTGACGGTGAAACTGATGAAGTGTGGCGGCGTCCGTCCCGCAGTCGAACAGATCTACGCCGCACACGCACACGGGCTCGACGTGCTGCTCGGCTGTATGCTCGAATCGAACGCGTCGATTGCGCCGGCCTGGCACCTCGCGCCGCTCGTCGAGTACGCCGACCTCGACGGGGCCGCCCTCCTGTCGCGGGACCCGTACGGCGGCGTTTCCCTCGACGGCGGACGGGCAGACCTCGGAAGCGTCACGCGGGGGACGGGCGCTCGTCGGTGCTGA
- a CDS encoding lytic polysaccharide monooxygenase, translated as MGEDPVTRKRVAGSSLPRVTKSRVAKTGVLILFLTVLGLVAVQTAAAHGAPSDPIGQGLACYEEVKSEGETNEMCEFAREQSGQAIYNWQGIRDGDAGGDHRENIDDGELCSAGSERYAPYDEPGDWPSTTIEPGTQTFTLDLTAPHEAKYFRFYMTKDGWNPDTALAWDDLELIHETDPMSPTGTTEISGVDVPDRNNKEHIIYMVWQRSDSPEAFYSCSYVDVAGADDGNDDTPDQPDTPTDTPDQPDTPTDTPDQPDVPAWDSGAAYTSGDQVTYNGKTWEAKWWTQGDEPGSSEWGPWEQVSGDDTPDQPDTPTDTPTDTPDQPDTPTDTPDQPDVPEWNSSTAYTSGDQVSYDGETWEATWWTQGDEPGSSQWGPWERVE; from the coding sequence ATGGGGGAAGATCCGGTAACACGCAAACGAGTTGCGGGGAGTAGCCTACCACGTGTCACCAAGTCACGTGTCGCAAAGACAGGGGTACTGATCCTCTTTTTGACGGTTCTTGGCCTCGTTGCGGTACAGACGGCCGCCGCCCATGGAGCACCGTCGGATCCAATTGGCCAGGGGTTGGCCTGTTACGAGGAGGTTAAGAGCGAGGGAGAGACAAACGAGATGTGTGAGTTTGCACGCGAGCAGAGCGGACAGGCAATCTACAACTGGCAGGGAATTCGCGACGGTGATGCGGGCGGCGATCACCGGGAGAACATCGACGACGGTGAACTCTGTAGTGCCGGAAGCGAAAGATACGCTCCGTACGATGAGCCAGGCGACTGGCCTTCGACGACGATCGAGCCCGGTACGCAGACGTTTACTCTCGATCTGACCGCGCCACACGAAGCCAAGTACTTCAGGTTCTACATGACCAAGGATGGATGGAATCCAGACACCGCGCTTGCGTGGGATGACCTGGAACTGATCCACGAGACTGATCCGATGAGTCCCACTGGAACGACGGAAATCAGTGGTGTGGATGTCCCTGACCGCAACAACAAAGAGCACATCATCTACATGGTCTGGCAGCGATCCGATTCGCCAGAAGCGTTCTATTCGTGCTCCTACGTTGACGTTGCCGGCGCTGATGATGGCAACGATGACACGCCAGATCAGCCCGACACGCCAACTGACACGCCAGATCAGCCCGACACGCCAACTGACACGCCAGATCAGCCTGACGTGCCCGCGTGGGACTCCGGAGCCGCGTACACGAGCGGCGACCAGGTGACCTACAACGGCAAAACGTGGGAGGCCAAATGGTGGACGCAGGGTGACGAACCCGGTTCCTCCGAGTGGGGTCCCTGGGAGCAGGTCTCCGGCGATGACACGCCAGATCAGCCCGACACGCCAACTGACACGCCAACTGACACGCCCGATCAGCCCGACACGCCAACTGACACGCCCGATCAGCCGGACGTGCCCGAGTGGAATTCGAGTACGGCCTACACAAGTGGCGACCAGGTGAGCTACGACGGCGAAACGTGGGAAGCCACGTGGTGGACGCAGGGTGACGAACCCGGTAGCTCCCAGTGGGGGCCGTGGGAACGAGTAGAGTAG
- a CDS encoding Vms1/Ankzf1 family peptidyl-tRNA hydrolase, producing MLEELFGRRSLKARIEELEEEKRHLQRQLDAEQDRRADAVSDRQAAQERVNRLEDRVTELEDRVQRQQGQSGHGEFRREETLSDERLEGVLDRLDSVETGPEGALTAYVADEHDLPAAVRDAVGDDAPLVRRAAPCLLVVDDAGLVATTLSTPVSPEPFAEWRDGFAIDRTWFEPTGEYAVALVRSDLFALGEYVGRERIAFHGFDSELKSQHSKGGFSQARFERLRDAQIDTHVDRCLAAIEERDAERLYVVGERSLLSKFADRADATQPVDATGEPEAALADAVHEFWRVQLRVL from the coding sequence ATGCTCGAAGAGCTGTTCGGCCGTCGATCGCTGAAAGCGCGCATCGAGGAGTTAGAGGAGGAGAAACGCCACCTCCAGCGCCAACTCGACGCCGAGCAGGACCGCCGTGCAGACGCCGTCAGCGACCGCCAGGCCGCACAGGAGCGCGTCAACCGGCTCGAAGACCGCGTGACCGAGCTCGAAGACCGCGTCCAGCGCCAGCAAGGCCAGTCCGGACACGGCGAGTTCCGCCGTGAGGAGACGCTCTCGGACGAGCGACTGGAGGGCGTCCTCGATCGGCTCGACTCCGTCGAGACCGGGCCGGAGGGGGCACTGACCGCCTACGTCGCCGACGAACACGACCTCCCCGCCGCCGTCCGGGACGCGGTCGGCGACGACGCCCCGCTCGTCCGACGGGCCGCTCCGTGCCTGCTCGTCGTCGACGACGCGGGCCTCGTCGCGACGACCCTCTCGACGCCCGTCTCGCCCGAACCGTTCGCCGAGTGGCGCGACGGGTTCGCGATCGATCGCACGTGGTTCGAGCCGACGGGCGAGTACGCGGTCGCGCTCGTGCGCTCCGACCTGTTCGCACTCGGCGAGTACGTGGGTCGGGAGCGGATCGCCTTCCACGGCTTCGACTCCGAACTCAAGAGCCAGCACTCGAAGGGCGGCTTCTCGCAGGCGCGTTTCGAACGCCTCCGGGACGCTCAGATCGACACCCACGTCGACCGCTGTCTGGCCGCCATCGAGGAGCGCGACGCCGAGCGGCTCTACGTCGTCGGCGAGCGCAGCCTGCTCTCGAAGTTCGCCGACCGAGCCGACGCGACCCAGCCCGTCGACGCGACCGGCGAGCCCGAGGCGGCGCTCGCGGACGCCGTCCACGAGTTCTGGCGCGTCCAGCTGCGGGTGCTGTGA
- a CDS encoding prenyltransferase: protein MSAALSDRLATLLPSEESRLGYLLWLSRPRFWLYLAGPVIIGVTYAADSSAQLFAPIAVALFAYFLVPANVFLYGVNDAFDADVDEYNPKKDDEEGKEVRFQRDPVVLAAIALSGLAALAFVPFLPTVALVVFAAWAVLSVEYSAPPARFKTTPLLDSLSNGLYILPAVIAYTTIEGALPPTLAVVGAWLWSMGMHTFSAIPDIEPDREAGIRTTATWLGERRTYYYCGACWVAAAATFGLVHPVFGVLLGLYPVLIFGITLAGVDVHRAYWWYPAINTLVGMSFTLVGLWVMLHG, encoded by the coding sequence ATGAGCGCCGCTCTCAGCGACCGGCTGGCGACCCTGCTCCCCTCCGAGGAGTCGCGCCTGGGATATCTCCTCTGGCTCTCGCGGCCGCGCTTCTGGCTCTACCTCGCGGGGCCGGTCATCATCGGCGTGACCTACGCCGCCGACTCCTCTGCCCAGCTGTTCGCGCCGATCGCCGTCGCGCTGTTCGCGTACTTTCTCGTCCCCGCGAACGTCTTCCTCTACGGCGTCAACGACGCCTTCGACGCCGACGTCGACGAGTACAACCCGAAGAAAGACGACGAGGAGGGCAAAGAAGTGCGCTTCCAGCGCGACCCGGTCGTCCTCGCGGCCATCGCGCTGTCGGGTCTGGCCGCGCTGGCGTTCGTCCCCTTCCTGCCGACCGTCGCGCTGGTCGTCTTCGCCGCGTGGGCCGTCCTCTCGGTCGAGTACAGCGCTCCGCCGGCACGCTTCAAGACGACGCCGCTGCTCGACTCGCTGTCGAACGGGCTGTACATCCTGCCGGCGGTGATCGCCTACACCACGATCGAGGGCGCGCTGCCGCCGACGCTCGCGGTCGTCGGCGCGTGGCTCTGGTCGATGGGGATGCACACCTTCTCCGCGATCCCCGACATCGAGCCCGACCGGGAGGCCGGGATCCGGACGACCGCGACGTGGCTCGGCGAGCGCCGCACCTACTACTACTGTGGTGCCTGCTGGGTCGCCGCGGCGGCCACGTTCGGTCTCGTCCACCCGGTCTTTGGCGTGTTGCTCGGGCTCTACCCCGTCCTGATCTTCGGGATCACGCTGGCCGGCGTCGACGTGCATCGAGCCTACTGGTGGTACCCCGCGATCAACACGCTGGTGGGCATGTCGTTCACGCTCGTCGGTCTGTGGGTGATGTTGCATGGATGA
- a CDS encoding DUF1611 domain-containing protein produces the protein MDIALLAHGQFPGRAKTAVGVLRYGDQNVRAVIDRDTAGDRVNDHVTDGQDAPIVGSMDDVPAVDALVIGIAPIGGGFVESWRPDVRTAIERGCDVIAGLHTFLADDPELSALAEQYDCELRDLRDPPDDLSVADGTAGAVDADVVLTVGTDCSSGKMTASYELRDAARARGIDAAVVPTGQTGVLIEGWGIVVDRVIADFAAGAVERLVEAAAEDHDLLIVEGQGALAHPAYSGVTTSILHGARPDRLVLCHVAGRTAVNGYEDTAIPPVAEYASLYESVAAPVADAPVVAGTLNTQSLQPAAADRAVSTYADELGVPATDPVRFGVDDDLLAVVT, from the coding sequence ATGGACATCGCACTGCTCGCTCACGGACAGTTCCCCGGCCGGGCGAAGACGGCCGTTGGCGTGTTGCGCTACGGCGACCAGAACGTGCGGGCGGTGATCGACCGCGACACCGCTGGCGACCGCGTGAACGACCACGTGACGGACGGACAGGACGCGCCGATCGTCGGGAGCATGGACGACGTGCCGGCGGTCGACGCGCTGGTGATCGGGATCGCACCGATCGGCGGCGGGTTCGTCGAGTCGTGGCGGCCGGACGTTCGGACGGCGATCGAACGCGGCTGTGACGTGATCGCCGGGCTCCACACCTTTCTGGCCGACGACCCGGAGCTTTCGGCGCTGGCCGAACAGTACGACTGCGAACTCCGGGATCTGCGCGATCCGCCCGACGACCTGTCGGTCGCCGACGGGACCGCCGGGGCGGTCGACGCCGACGTGGTCCTGACCGTCGGCACCGACTGCTCGTCGGGGAAGATGACCGCCAGCTACGAGCTTCGCGACGCCGCCAGAGCGCGGGGGATCGACGCCGCAGTCGTCCCGACCGGACAGACCGGCGTTCTGATCGAAGGGTGGGGGATCGTCGTCGACCGAGTGATCGCCGACTTCGCAGCCGGTGCCGTCGAGCGACTCGTCGAGGCGGCGGCCGAGGACCACGACCTGCTGATCGTCGAGGGACAGGGCGCACTGGCACACCCCGCGTACTCCGGCGTGACGACGAGCATCCTCCACGGCGCACGACCGGACCGGCTCGTGCTCTGTCACGTCGCGGGCCGGACCGCGGTCAACGGGTACGAGGACACCGCGATTCCCCCGGTCGCGGAGTACGCCAGCCTCTACGAGTCGGTCGCTGCCCCGGTTGCGGACGCGCCCGTCGTCGCCGGCACGCTCAACACGCAGTCGTTGCAGCCCGCGGCCGCCGACCGGGCTGTCTCGACGTACGCCGACGAGCTGGGCGTTCCTGCGACGGATCCCGTCCGGTTCGGCGTCGACGATGACCTCCTGGCGGTGGTGACGTGA
- a CDS encoding signal peptidase I, which yields MSVRATVGTALEVAAIVAVAALVLGAILGQPILFSYVETGSMEPTIDTGDGFVAVPSVLAGSVDEGDVVVYEARELQGGGLTTHRVVGETDEGYITKGDANPFTDQDGPEPPVTDDQIVAHALQIDGTVVVIPALGVGVGAVQEGVLALQSSFAQLVGFGDSLDRQGSGVVLFAVGFVLFALTLVVDDDRKRSTERSRDRPGLLNARTATILLVLAVLVPANAAMLAGNGTQELVVDGDTVAQSPDIVPGDDATWEIGVDNYGLVPIVLVFEGESAGTSVLDEQLTVGPGQAATLSVSATAPEPGEQTVLSVTEYRYLHVLPAPVVAALHERHPLLALAAVNAVLMGVTTLVVSRVVGFRTVRVREGGNASLGTRLRRRLD from the coding sequence GTGTCAGTTCGCGCGACCGTCGGGACCGCGCTCGAAGTGGCCGCGATCGTCGCCGTCGCGGCACTGGTGCTCGGGGCGATCCTCGGCCAGCCGATCCTGTTTTCGTACGTCGAGACCGGGAGCATGGAGCCGACGATCGACACCGGCGACGGCTTCGTCGCGGTGCCGTCCGTGCTCGCCGGCAGCGTCGACGAAGGCGACGTCGTCGTCTACGAGGCCCGAGAACTCCAGGGCGGTGGACTGACCACCCACCGCGTCGTCGGCGAGACCGACGAAGGATACATCACGAAGGGCGACGCCAACCCCTTTACCGACCAGGACGGTCCCGAACCGCCGGTGACCGACGACCAGATCGTCGCCCACGCGCTCCAGATCGACGGCACGGTCGTCGTCATCCCGGCGCTCGGCGTGGGGGTCGGTGCGGTCCAGGAGGGCGTCCTCGCGCTACAGTCCAGTTTCGCACAGCTCGTCGGATTCGGCGACTCGCTGGACCGGCAGGGTTCGGGCGTCGTCCTCTTTGCGGTGGGGTTCGTGCTGTTCGCCCTCACGCTCGTGGTGGACGACGACCGCAAGCGCAGCACCGAGCGGTCGCGCGACCGGCCCGGACTGCTGAACGCACGGACCGCGACGATACTGCTGGTGCTCGCAGTGCTGGTCCCGGCCAACGCCGCCATGCTCGCGGGCAACGGCACGCAGGAGCTGGTCGTCGACGGCGACACCGTCGCCCAGAGCCCGGACATCGTCCCCGGTGACGACGCGACCTGGGAGATCGGTGTCGACAACTACGGACTGGTCCCGATCGTGCTCGTGTTCGAGGGCGAGAGTGCCGGCACCAGCGTCCTCGACGAGCAACTGACCGTAGGGCCCGGACAGGCCGCGACGCTGTCGGTGTCGGCGACCGCACCCGAGCCGGGCGAGCAGACCGTCCTGTCGGTGACGGAGTATCGCTATCTCCACGTGCTGCCCGCCCCGGTCGTCGCCGCGCTCCACGAGCGACACCCGCTGCTCGCACTCGCCGCGGTCAACGCCGTACTGATGGGCGTCACGACGCTCGTGGTGAGTCGCGTCGTCGGGTTCCGGACTGTCAGGGTCCGCGAGGGCGGGAACGCGTCACTGGGGACCAGACTCCGCCGTCGTTTGGACTGA
- a CDS encoding gamma carbonic anhydrase family protein: protein MDSREYSFEGETPTINGYAHVSSDATVVGDVRIEANANVWPGVVLRGDVGPVEVGRESAIGDNATLHASTVGENVMVGHGAVLNDATVEDGALVGFNSTVSEATIGSGSIVAMGTVVPPGYDVPPDSFVRGSPASVTPLSETTIDPEAVFEAFSSGDYANLAARHEELFE from the coding sequence ATGGACAGTCGCGAGTACTCGTTCGAAGGGGAGACGCCGACGATCAACGGCTACGCACACGTCAGCAGCGACGCGACCGTCGTCGGCGACGTGCGGATCGAGGCCAACGCGAACGTCTGGCCCGGCGTCGTCCTCCGGGGAGACGTGGGGCCGGTCGAGGTGGGACGAGAGAGCGCCATCGGCGACAACGCCACGCTCCACGCCTCGACGGTCGGCGAGAACGTGATGGTCGGACACGGGGCCGTGCTCAACGACGCGACCGTCGAGGACGGCGCGCTCGTCGGGTTCAACTCGACGGTCAGCGAGGCGACGATCGGCTCCGGCTCCATCGTCGCGATGGGGACGGTCGTGCCGCCGGGATACGACGTGCCTCCGGACTCGTTCGTCCGTGGGAGCCCCGCCTCCGTGACGCCGCTGTCCGAGACGACCATCGACCCCGAGGCCGTGTTCGAAGCCTTCTCGTCGGGCGACTACGCCAACCTCGCGGCCCGTCACGAGGAGCTGTTCGAGTAG
- the cruF gene encoding bisanhydrobacterioruberin hydratase, whose translation MDDLLATPTRERALDRLDELVLENRFTIAVVFPVTGAILLTASALHPPWLPDVLVFHPLLILLGTLVMRLPLGAGLAPLVDRRAGLALVSLTAYAYAIEFVGIATGWPYGEFAYGVSLGPMLAGEVPLGLPIFFVPLVVNSYLLCTLLLGQRATNPWLRLPAVIATVLAIDLVLDPGAVALGFWEYGGGSYYGVPRSNYEGWILSATVAVLLLDWGFDWQTLGERLRSCVFMLDDMVSFVILWGAINAVFGNWLPVGIAAVLGLGLVVTDRFDVPTRPRWLGS comes from the coding sequence ATGGATGACCTGCTGGCGACGCCGACCCGCGAGCGGGCGCTGGATCGCCTCGACGAGCTGGTGCTGGAGAATCGCTTCACCATCGCCGTCGTCTTCCCGGTCACCGGGGCGATTCTGTTGACTGCCAGCGCGCTGCACCCGCCGTGGCTGCCCGACGTGCTCGTCTTTCACCCCCTGTTGATCCTGCTGGGGACGCTGGTCATGCGGCTCCCGCTGGGGGCCGGACTCGCGCCCCTCGTCGACCGCAGGGCGGGACTCGCGCTCGTGTCGCTGACGGCCTACGCCTACGCGATCGAGTTCGTCGGTATCGCGACCGGCTGGCCCTACGGCGAGTTCGCCTACGGCGTCTCGCTGGGTCCCATGCTGGCCGGCGAGGTCCCGCTGGGACTGCCGATCTTCTTCGTTCCGCTGGTGGTCAACAGCTACCTGCTGTGTACGCTGTTGCTCGGACAGCGGGCCACGAACCCGTGGCTCCGCCTGCCGGCTGTGATCGCGACCGTGCTGGCGATCGATCTGGTGCTCGACCCCGGCGCGGTCGCGCTCGGCTTCTGGGAGTACGGCGGCGGGAGCTACTACGGCGTGCCCCGCTCGAACTACGAGGGGTGGATCCTCTCGGCGACGGTGGCGGTCCTGCTGCTCGACTGGGGGTTCGACTGGCAGACGCTGGGCGAGCGACTGCGCTCCTGCGTGTTCATGCTCGACGACATGGTGAGCTTCGTCATCCTCTGGGGGGCCATCAACGCCGTCTTCGGCAACTGGCTCCCGGTGGGGATCGCCGCCGTGCTGGGGCTGGGGCTGGTCGTGACCGATCGCTTCGACGTGCCGACTCGACCGAGGTGGCTGGGATCGTGA
- a CDS encoding CARDB domain-containing protein, producing MDTHRSLFLALLVVGAFAIATTTGAFTTGDEAVRGVYLDPADTANGEQYAEIGPDGQLRVEISNLNPDSRTVVDDVFVLGTDLAEASVWIEDDRSAVDFYRMDTGASVEDETDPVTLTDGESVRIGFAVESGTPGIVMESITLRGAIPDETSEGGTGGGDTGGGTGGGDTGGPPAATETPTDTPTPTETPGDNATDTAGSGTGGGTGGGSTGGSTGGGTTGDTATPTASTGDGTATPGTSTPTPTQTEVGGGGQSTDASTAGIEVVGLTTDPESPTVGETVTVTATVENRGTDTATRTVEIRGGGGVIASETVTLEPGERATVSGTTTFDAPGSYEIQGQNESITVAVGEQSQSPLEIGGFAPALLGGLVLFAAGLVLFVLWRSDDADFVVVLADESPPTLELVGDGSATVSETDDERTILGYDVPDGETVTLDPAFTIRNTAASAANVRVVAVDEEGAPVTDGVIVQSADGNDVTEFPDDDTSPNAIPADGSLAVRLVLEADAVEAIATLRVETADSGTESDFQR from the coding sequence ATGGACACTCACCGGTCGCTGTTCCTCGCACTCCTGGTAGTCGGTGCTTTCGCCATCGCCACGACCACTGGTGCGTTCACGACCGGCGACGAGGCCGTCCGTGGCGTCTACCTCGATCCCGCCGACACGGCCAACGGAGAGCAGTACGCCGAGATCGGACCGGACGGGCAGCTTCGCGTCGAGATATCGAACCTGAATCCGGACTCGCGAACTGTCGTCGACGACGTGTTCGTCCTCGGCACCGATCTGGCGGAGGCCAGCGTCTGGATCGAAGACGACCGTTCTGCCGTCGACTTCTACCGGATGGACACCGGCGCGTCCGTCGAAGACGAGACCGATCCGGTGACGCTCACCGACGGCGAGTCCGTACGCATCGGGTTCGCCGTCGAGAGTGGGACCCCCGGCATCGTCATGGAGTCGATCACGCTCCGCGGAGCGATCCCCGACGAGACCAGCGAGGGCGGAACGGGCGGCGGCGACACCGGCGGTGGAACGGGTGGTGGCGACACCGGCGGACCGCCAGCCGCGACCGAGACGCCGACGGATACTCCGACACCCACCGAGACCCCTGGCGACAACGCGACCGACACCGCGGGCAGCGGCACAGGCGGCGGCACGGGCGGCGGCTCGACGGGTGGCTCGACCGGCGGCGGCACGACGGGCGACACCGCGACGCCGACGGCGTCGACGGGCGACGGCACCGCCACTCCCGGAACCTCGACGCCCACACCGACCCAGACCGAGGTCGGTGGCGGCGGCCAGTCGACAGACGCGTCGACGGCGGGGATCGAAGTGGTCGGACTGACGACCGACCCCGAGTCGCCGACCGTCGGCGAGACGGTCACAGTGACGGCGACCGTCGAGAACCGCGGGACCGACACCGCGACGAGGACGGTCGAGATCCGCGGCGGTGGCGGCGTGATCGCGTCCGAGACGGTGACGCTCGAACCGGGCGAACGGGCGACCGTCAGCGGCACGACCACCTTCGACGCGCCGGGGTCCTACGAGATTCAGGGCCAGAACGAGTCGATAACCGTCGCGGTCGGCGAGCAGAGCCAGTCGCCACTGGAGATCGGTGGCTTCGCCCCGGCGCTGCTCGGCGGGCTGGTCCTGTTCGCCGCCGGCCTGGTGCTGTTCGTCCTGTGGCGGTCCGACGACGCCGACTTCGTCGTCGTCCTCGCCGACGAGAGCCCGCCGACGCTGGAGCTCGTCGGCGACGGGTCCGCCACGGTCAGCGAGACCGACGACGAGCGCACGATCCTCGGCTACGACGTGCCCGACGGCGAGACCGTGACGCTCGATCCGGCGTTTACGATCAGAAACACCGCAGCCAGCGCCGCGAACGTGCGAGTCGTCGCCGTCGACGAGGAGGGAGCGCCGGTCACGGACGGTGTGATCGTCCAGAGCGCCGACGGCAACGACGTGACCGAGTTCCCCGACGACGATACGTCGCCCAACGCGATTCCGGCCGATGGTTCCCTCGCCGTCCGGCTGGTGCTCGAAGCCGACGCCGTCGAGGCGATCGCGACCCTCCGCGTCGAGACGGCCGACTCTGGGACCGAGTCCGATTTTCAGCGCTGA
- a CDS encoding DUF5802 family protein: protein MFERFSRGYYLGRLYVEPSADGSPAMCREQHEQVNRQLYTDGEGLERTDRPLVVKLGTRHLAVEGDEAVPADTLAVPEDVLAEVDVANPPTLQEVLLAKADRARQLLSMTGTAL, encoded by the coding sequence ATGTTCGAACGATTCTCGCGTGGCTACTATCTGGGGCGACTGTACGTCGAGCCCAGCGCGGACGGCTCGCCGGCCATGTGCCGCGAGCAACACGAGCAGGTCAACCGACAGCTGTACACGGACGGTGAGGGCCTAGAGCGGACAGACCGTCCGCTCGTCGTCAAACTCGGCACCCGTCACCTCGCGGTCGAGGGCGACGAGGCGGTGCCCGCCGACACGCTCGCCGTGCCGGAGGACGTGCTCGCCGAGGTCGACGTGGCCAATCCACCGACGCTCCAGGAGGTCCTGCTCGCGAAGGCCGACCGGGCCCGACAGCTCCTCTCGATGACCGGGACCGCGCTGTGA